The following coding sequences lie in one Spodoptera frugiperda isolate SF20-4 chromosome 24, AGI-APGP_CSIRO_Sfru_2.0, whole genome shotgun sequence genomic window:
- the LOC118278716 gene encoding charged multivesicular body protein 7 has protein sequence MGLPGGIPEAELPQCWSDDVRMNALFAPFRIKAANPESWDMKMKFWSDMLRQWCRSRKEPIVSAADAKNAFNRKGRTPACLDIVVEEMYRNGDLCPLSKYQQILHNGPEGWVKWGARLAFKPAAFALTAVASFMPNRQTVDNDGLPKASIDSTQRFVLESAVKEQATELLQKYPPGVERMGTIEELIRNCEWTQSRETFELLLGYLVSQGAAVKKGDVVKLAEPDKKVSPVTESDEALVKLMCAETRLEGEALRLARDVATAQADAKAALNVGNKLAAKNHLRRKHKTNLRLERCSNALENVRQLLQQMRDVHVNVAIVDTYRTSSDAMKRNLKENALEEDAVHDTMDDLKEVMEQYSEVEKALGTNIDDCDAAELEEELAELLAGPGAPGGGTPGKEERKEAPKLPSPPSTIPRRKISERDFVFDGEERMLAELNELGLDDASPKVRERRERIAVADGDAPQPKPSPKITKPSKDKPSKPWYPPSGECLQDPVWSPNHNQRLTDIAGSFGELRQDDRIHPGQPLDVDFTRAPRLYGSDFQVRDHKLRAGVWIYSRDPNDNLDSSLAASTDYYSAESPGKSTAPTGFQMAPGGERRKSTTDPVHKDSVDELQRRLDNLRGFNL, from the exons ATGGGTCTACCAGGTGGCATACCAGAGGCTGAGCTGCCTCAGTGTTGGTCTGACGATGTACGGATGAATGCATTATTTGCCCCGTTCAGAATTAAGGCTGCGAATCCTGAATCCTGGGATATGAAGATGAAATTTTGGTCTGATATGCTGCGGCAGTGGTGCAGGAGTAGAAAGGAACCTATAGTGTCTGCTGCGGACGCGAAAAATGCCTTTAATCGTAAAGGACGGACTCCCGCTTGTCTGGACATCGTTGTCGAAGAAATGTATCG CAACGGAGACCTCTGTCCCTTATCAAAATATCAGCAGATACTCCACAACGGACCTGAAGGCTGGGTGAAATGGGGTGCTCGGCTGGCCTTCAAGCCTGCAGCCTTTGCTCTTACTGCGGTAGCCTCGTTCATGccaaacagacagacagtgGACAACGATGGGTTACCGAAGGCATCCATTGATTCTACACAACGATTTGTGTTGGAGAGTGCTGTTAAA GAGCAAGCAACAGAACTCCTCCAGAAATACCCTCCAGGTGTAGAACGTATGGGTACCATTGAGGAACTGATCCGCAACTGTGAGTGGACACAGAGTCGGGAGACCTTCGAACTGCTGCTCGGGTACCTGGTGTCGCAGGGTGCCGCGGTCAAGAAGGGGGATGTGGTTAAACTTG CGGAACCGGACAAGAAAGTGTCACCAGTGACTGAATCGGACGAGGCTCTAGTCAAGCTGATGTGTGCTGAGACGAGGTTGGAGGGCGAAGCCCTGCGCCTGGCGAGAGACGTCGCCACCGCACAGGCTGACGCTAAAGCTGCTTTGAATGTCGGGAATAAGTTGGCT GCCAAGAACCACCTTCGCCGCAAACACAAGACGAATCTACGCCTGGAGCGTTGCAGCAACGCGTTGGAGAACGTGCGACAGTTGCTGCAACAGATGCGAGACGTACATGTCAACGTAGCCATCGTTGATACTTATAG AACCAGTTCAGACGCTATGAAACGCAACCTCAAGGAGAATGCTTTGGAAGAGGATGCCGTGCACGACACTATGGACGATTTGAAAGAg GTAATGGAGCAATACAGTGAAGTGGAGAAGGCTCTAGGCACCAACATCGATGACTGTGACGCTGCGGAGCTTGAAGAGGAGTTGGCTGAACTCCTCGCCGGACCCGGGGCTCCGGGCGGCGGCACTCCGGGCAAGGAGGAGAGGAAAGAGG CCCCAAAACTCCCATCCCCACCATCGACAATACCCAGGCGGAAGATATCGGAGCGAGACTTTGTCTTCGACGGCGAAGAGCGCATGCTGGCTGAGCTGAACGAGCTGGGGCTGGATGATGCCAGTCCCAAGGTCCGGGAGAGGAGGGAGAGGATCGCTGTCGCTGATGGTGATG CACCACAACCGAAACCCTCGCCGAAAATAACCAAACCCTCGAAGGACAAGCCCTCAAAACCGTGGTACCCCCCATCGGGGGAGTGCCTGCAGGACCCCGTGTGGTCGCCCAACCACAACCAGCGGCTCACCGACATCGCCGGCAGCTTCGGCGAGCTGCGCCAGGATGATAGGATACATCCAG GCCAACCACTGGACGTGGACTTCACCCGCGCGCCCCGGCTGTACGGGTCGGACTTCCAGGTCCGCGACCACAAACTTCGCGCCGGCGTCTGGATCTACAGCCGCGACCCCAACGACAACCTGGACAGCTCGCTCGCCGCCAGCACTGACTACTATAG CGCGGAAAGTCCGGGCAAGTCCACAGCGCCGACAGGTTTCCAAATGGCCCCCGGCGGCGAGAGACGCAAGTCTACCACGGACCCCGTCCACAAGGACTCTGTGGACGAGCTACAGAGGCGGCTCGACAACCTTCGCGGCTTCAACTTATAA